One Candidatus Binataceae bacterium DNA window includes the following coding sequences:
- the rpmG gene encoding 50S ribosomal protein L33 yields MRDLIGLACDGCKRRNYTTTKNKKRQTEKFSIKKFCPSCRSHTVHREVKV; encoded by the coding sequence ATGAGAGATCTTATCGGGCTGGCATGCGACGGCTGCAAGCGGCGCAACTACACCACCACCAAGAATAAAAAGCGGCAGACGGAAAAATTTTCGATCAAGAAGTTCTGCCCAAGCTGCCGTTCCCATACCGTGCATCGCGAGGTCAAGGTCTGA